Part of the Henckelia pumila isolate YLH828 chromosome 2, ASM3356847v2, whole genome shotgun sequence genome is shown below.
TTCCGATttgcattaaaaaaataaaaataaaatcttgctCTCTAAATTTTAGTATCTTAAGCACGTGATTACCTGTTCATGTCCACTGTTGATGCTCTTGGTTTTGTGTATTTTGAGGAATTAAATCAGCTCGAATTAAATAATTCAGGCATATTATTGGATGATCGAGAATTTCCTTAAGcaaaaaattccaaaacaatTAAGAATGCCCAatttgtttttatgtttttcaCACAAATATGTCCTCTTGCATTTGAATTCCTCAGAGTCATCGCTTTGGtactaaattaaaattcaaCTCCCTTGTCTTCACTTGATTCACCCTATATGCTTACTTCAAGATTCTTCTAATTAATATTCATTACATACTCAGAGTTTTAATTAGATTCCTAATTCTTTACAAATTTGGACCATTTATATTAAGGACAAGATGGACAACGAAATAAGTCGAGCTTGATATATATACTACGTACGTTTTAGGACATTTTCAATGAATTAGAGCCATAAAATAAATTGATCATAGAATAATATATCTTGAATTTTAATATAGTTAATATTTACTCAAAATatagatttatgatttatcttaaaaaatttcgtttttttttaaacCATTTTATGTAACGTTTTATATCTtggtatttttgaattttaaatttattaaacgAATGTGGAACAAACTGAATATGCTGGAGATCGCGTTAGAGTTGTTGTTTTCTCGATGTCCTTAGAAATTAATTTatggcaaaactttcactatcTTAAATAGTTGTTCGTTTTTGGCAAGTTGTGAATTTGATACACAATTAAAGGGTGCTGGGTAAAGGTTACCCCAAGTGATTgcatatttttatggaaaattttaaaatcgtCCCACAAGTTGTTGGCTCAATACAATAAAATGGTTTTCTTTCCCCACTTGTATTCATTTTTCGTAACAATTGTTATTATACACACGATATTACTGAGATGTCCAACGTCATGTCCGTATTCtaacgaaaaaaaaaactaaaaatacgTCTCGACATACATCATTTTCTTATGAATATGcgcacacacatatatacatgCATGATATTAAAGGGTTTTGGGCTAAGTCCCATATATCGATCGAGTTGTCTATTTTCGAGGTGGGGGTGGAGGGGGCAAACaccatatttaatataaaaacttACGTATCAGtagatgaaacaaaataaaatagaacAAAAGATTAAAAAGAAAAAGGCGAGAGTGTCACATGTGGGAGGTGCGATAAGATCCAAACAGAGAATGATAAAAAATGGATTGCATATGGACCCTTTTGATATGATCCATATTACGGAGTGTGATCTTCACATGTTACTCCACATTTGCAATTCTCTTCCGTCGCTTGCATGCCAGGTTTCTTCCCCCTGTCTCGTGGATATCATTGgatatatataaaagtttttTATGCACATTTTTGGATACTTGTACTTGGTTGTGTTGCTCGTTACTAGCTATCCTGgatcaaacacacacacacatacagaGTTTTTTCCTGCTAGAATCGaattaaaacatgcaaaacTTTGCTCCTATGATGTGTCAAAATTTGGCGTCAATAAATGCAATAAATTGGGATTTTTCCTTTTTATCTCAAGTGCTGACATGCCGTCGGATATGTTATATCAGCTCAAAATCGGATAAATATAAGGTTGAAAGTTTTAAACGAGGttcaaaccataattttcatcAGTAAatcagatatatgtatatacatatgTAGTACACTACAAGTGGGAATATTTGTGAATATTAAAAGGAGTATGGAATTCATGAATCAGAGGGCCCGTACTCAATTGTTAAATTGACATGGAAAAAGACCATTCTTTCCTAATGTTGATTGCATGCAGCACAAATATTTGGCTGCGTATTGAGTCATCCGAGGGTCCCTCGATTGTGAAAACCTAACATGCAACTACTccttatttaattttacttCCTCACTCTCATTGTTCTTGGAGATGCAACATTTCTATACAATATTTAATTACTCCATATCATGTCACCTTTAGGGTTCACAAGCTTATCTATTGTCTCAAAGTGTGTACAATTAATGGATCATTAGCTAGACACGTAAAATTTTGTGAGCTAGACACATAAAATTTTGtgagtttcttttcttttctttttttgccCCTTCATAtctatgtgtgtgtatatatgtaGCCTACCTACGCTTTGGTACTGTACATATCAATCATTTGCCATGGCGAAACAAAAAAGGCAAATATATATGTTCGCTCACACCATCAAGTAATTTATCAGAAATTTCAATATGTGTTTCCttttctaaaataaaacttCAATTTTCGCAACATAAATTTGTTATCTTATTTTTGGAGTGTAAGTCGTTCCTGAGATATTCGAAACTCGATTCGATAAAAACTCGTTCGAACTTGTTTAACGAGGTTTTTTAAGATAAACGAACCAAGCTCATTCTTTATATTTTCGGCTCATTAGCTCGTGAACACACTCATTAGTAGACTTGTGAGTCAGCTcttagaagaaaaaaaataatatttttgatatttgatttatagattttatatttttactttatgACAAATATGTAAAAatgtattatattaaaataaaattacaagttttAATAAGAatattgttaattttttttttctaaatatagatttaagattttaattaattcaatgaatatttaaatttataatttatatgtaTTAAATTCGTTTATGCTCGATAAAAGTTTGAATAAGTTTTTAAGCCGTTAATATATTTGTTAAAtaaagctcgagctcgattcgatTATAAACGAGTCAAATTCAAACATTCAAGATCGTACTTTGGCTCAACTTGACTCGATTACATCTCTTACCCTCATAAAAAAAATCTTGAGGTGCCGTTCCTGAATGATTCAAAGGAGTAGTCCGTAGCTAGAATCTACCGCTATACACAATCGATGCATGAGTGGACAAATGAATAAGTATCGATCACAcacacaaaattgcaagaaatcaaataaacaagCTGTCCAATGACAGAAAAATCATAGCCACATCAAAAGAGTATAAATAATGTTGCGATGCTGAAGTACTGTTCAATTAACAATTTGTCCCCACCTCACCCAAAGAATATATGACACAAATATAGAGGAAAAGGGCAATTCTTGAAGTAGGTGTACGCAGTTAACAGCATaagttttgggattttaataTTATTCGTAATCCTCAACAAAAATGATTTGTGCATGATGAGTCTATACATATAGCCCGTGAGTAAGCCAAAGCTTTACTGCATTCAGCCTTTACTGTTACGTGACAAATTACAAGTCCCATATGTTGACAAAAACTCAATAACTCATGCCTGCCCTCCCACCTCACATGTCCCTCGTCCGCCTAGTGGAATTCATCTTGCCtcctaaaatcaaaattttaaattatatttatatgatatcttttttcaaaaagaatgcacataaatataaattttttttatatctagtttttttttaaaagtaaatcatggaGTTAGTGAGAGTTTTTAGTGGAGTAGTGGATAAAAAAAAGTAATAATTAAGAAGGAGAAAGGTAAAACGAGAAGAAAAGAAGGTGTCATCATACAGTTAATTTTTATAAGCCTCTCAGGTATTATAAAATAGTAGATATGTGTGTCACTGTGTGTAactaatatgtatatatatttaattgataaatataatagattgatcaatcaaagTCTACAAACTTGGGAAAGACGGCTGGATTTTACAAAGATATAAAGGGTGATTGAATTGGAGATATGCCCAATTGATGCTTTTATGTGTAATAATTCttctttttaaataataatttcaataaaaaattctGATAAAATACTCATTTCattgatttttatttaatattttcacaCACATAATGCGTGTATGAAATCGCcaacataaaatttcaaaatatcaaAAGAAACAAATTAAAACCCTACTCACAACGACATATATGTTGCGTATTGAGAATGACTTGATCTAGACCATAATTAAatgtaagtatttaattctAATAATTAGAAAAAAACAAAACTTACATTTTAAAAAGGTAATCTTTTCTTGGCcgctcctcctcctcctcctttcTCCGTTTGCACCTTCTCCTCTATATTACACCCTTTTCTgatttcaatctcccccttttctCTGGTTTTTAAATATGCACATACCACTATAGTACTAGCCTTGGAAAAAAAAAGTCTCCACTTTTATTTCTTTGTTTTCTTGAATAAGTCACTTTACAAGTTACAATATATATGTTGAAAAAGTATTAATTTCCCTAAACTTGCTTGATTAAAACCAAGATTCTATCAATTACCCTTTGAAAGATCCCACAAAGAGAAATGATTTGAACCCCTTTTTGGAAAAGTTGAAGAGTCGATTTCCATTTGATTCATTTGCAGAATTttccttcaaaaataaaaagagataATGGATCGTTTCGCAATTCCCAATTGTCAGGTACCACTTCCAGTCTAGTCCCTTTCTCTCTTTCTGTCCTCCTTTCGGTTCTTGCTGAATTCCCTTTCTTTGTTCCTCCAAATTCCCTTTTcatcaatatatataaatctttcttttttttcttgtcATAACAATAATTAATCTTTTTCTGGTTTTTGATCTAATATTCCCAATGGTGCAATTCACCGAAATATTACCccaaatattgaaccaaatccCTCCATTCCCATCTCTTCCGATGAACAAGAACCAGCTGTTCCGTGCCCGGCCCTGGCCGGGATTCCCGACGCCGAAATCCGTCGGAAACTTCGGGGACGCGAATTGCATGGAACAGCTCCTGATTCACTGCGCAAACGCCCTGGAAAACAACGACGCCACTCTCGCTCAACAAATCTTGTGGGTTCTCAACAATATCGCCCCTCCCGACGGGGACTCCAATCAGCGCCTGGCTTGCGGCTTCCTCCGCGCTCTCATCGCACGCGCCGCCAAGATCGGAACTTGCAAACTCCTCACCGCCATGGCTAATGTCCAAGCAAATCATCTCGCCATGAACAATCACAAATTCTCCATCATAGAGCTCGCGGGCTTCGTCGACTTGACTCCGTGGCACAGGTTCGGTTTCACCGCCGCTAACGCGGCGGTTCTTGAAGCCGTCGAAGGGTACTCGGTGGTTCATATCGTTGACTTGAGCTTAACACATTGCATGCAAATCCCCACACTCATTGATTCCATCTCCACGCGGCTCGATCCGCCGCCGCTGATCAAGCTTACGGTAGCCGGGACCATGGAGGATTTCCCACCCATGTTGGATCTCTCTTACGACGAACTGGGCATGAAATTAGTCAATTTCGCAAGATCCCGCAATATCATGATGGACTTTAGAGTCATTCCCTCGAGTTCGAAAGATGGGTTCTCTACTTTGATCGAGGAACTCAAAATGCAACATTTCGTACGTGCCGAAAATGGGGAGGCACTGGTCATAAACTGTCACATGATGCTTCACTACATCCCAGAAGAAACCCTATCATCCAACATTATTAATCCAAATCAACCTCAAATTTCGACCCGAACCTTGTTCCTCGAGTCCATACGCGGTTTGGATCCCACGGTCGTCGTGTTAGTCGACGAAGACGCGGATTTCACGTCGAGCAGCCTGGTGAACAGGTTGAGATCGGCTTACAATTATCTTTGGATACCTTATGATACCATGGACACTTTTCTGCCGCGGGGAAGCAAGCAGAGAGTTTGGTATGAAGCGGACATTTGTTGGAAGATAGAGAACGTGATTTCGAACGAGGGGCCTCAGAGAGTGGAGAGGCTGGAACCGAAGAGCAAATGGGTGCAAAGAATGAGGGATGCGTGCTTTCGAGGCGTCGGATTCAGCGACGATGCGATTATGGAGGTGAAGAGTATGTTGGACGAGCATGCAGCTGGTTGGGGAGTGAAGAAAGAAGAGGAAGATCATGTTGTGCTTACATGGAAAGGACACAATGTAGTTTTTGCTACTGCTTGGTTGCCTGTTTGATAGATGGTCGCCATTAATTGTATTGTTTGAGGAATTTTTATTACAATATTTCCTGCCTAGATGATCAAGATCTTGATTGTTATAATTCTTAATATCATGGATAGAAATTATTCATTTCAGCTAGTTACGACGATCCCCCTCTAGGGGCCGGAAATCTCCGGCAGAGCTTTGGTCGTGCATGGTGTTTGATTGAGCTAAAGTAGGTTTCAAAGCTTGAGTTATTATATTTTCTACTTAAAATTTcggaaaaattgcaaatttggTTTTGTATGTTTGTTATTTTACGATTTTGGTcatctatatttttatatttcagttttagtcctacatatttcgatttttggcaatttcggtcctttttattcaaaaatgcttgcgtgacactatacacgtcaactccacatcagcactgaatttgTGTCACGTCAGTTCCATgtcgaaaaaatgactaaaattgccaaaaaaataaagatagcagactaaaactgaaatctgaaaatatataggactgaaatcgcaagtgacaaacatataggaccaaaaaacaatttttcctaAACTTTTCATGAAgcacatttttaattttagcaCCTCATTTACAATAATAAAGAGCATTTCCAAGAAAAAACTTAAATCTCGATAATATAACTGGgtcatttttcatttttaactTGGTTTTTATTTCCGATTTTTTAACTCCCGAATCTTTCATCGTAGGGTCGACGTGATACTAAAATATGAGATTCTTAGGCTCTTATAAGCTAGATCTTCTACTCATGGCGAGGTTAACTTGTAAAATAAGAGGGAATCATGTGATATATCTAATGTTTATACACCGTTGGATCCCACGAGAATTTATATATGTGGCTGTATGTTTGATTTGGAAGATGAGATTATTGaatgataaataataataaaaaaaaaagattgatgtataaatataatgtagaatgataaaaaatattatgCTTGGCGTGATTTTTGCGTGCAGGATAGATTAAGAGTTTTTTTGTAACTTTGAACCAAAATTACCCTTCATTCATAATAAAATACCAGGTGAGAGAAAATATTATTGGGTAGTTTTTTGGGTGTAGGAAAAGGGATAAAGTTGAAAATaagaaaattattataaaagGGATAGATAGTATTAGGTGAGATAAGGTATTATTTTGTATGACTTAATAGAGGCTTATCTTTCGTACACATGATTGAgccaatttatttaaaattataccaAACAGATTATTTTGTATGACTTGATAGAGGTTTATCCATCGTGCAGATGATTTGAgtcaatttatttaaaatcgtaTCAAACACTAGTTTAACCAATGTGACAAATAATAATCCAGTGTAATCCTTTGTACCAAACTGGTTGTTAGCGCTTTGTTTCTTCTCATCTCAGATGTCGCCTTGTGAGGAAAAAAATAAACCAAAACGAACTTGGACCTTTTTCCACAAATGAAACTCGATGCTCAATTCCTTATAATATCCGCGAGACAAAATACGATTACAGTTGAAATATCTCGACATTTGATGTTACACACAAGTATTTTATTTCATATACTAATGTATATGAACGACAGTCGACAATGGAacaaatttgtaattttatttcttacAGAATACTATCAATATAAGTATTCAATTATAAATGGTTAATTAAATCTTCCACAATCGAAGCGGATATTTCCGTTCCTCCCAGACTTGACTCCGACCCGGCCCAACTTAGTTATAGCCTCAACAAAAGCATTGTTGAAAGTGAGTGGCCTTTTGGCCCAAGTATTCACGGTTAGCCTGGACCTTCGGTCCGTGAACAAAATCTGGTCCGATGTGAACAGGCCCTTTCCATTTTGAAGGTTTAAGAAGTAGGCGTTGTCAAATTTTCTTGGTGTTGTTGGGTCCATATCAATGGCTATTGTTGGGTCCACTTTTCTTGGGCACATCGACTGTAATTGGGCCGCATATTGTTTGTTGAGAGTTGGGTCCACTGGATTTCGACGGCTGAAACTGTATATTCTGTTGGAAAATTTGCTGCAGTGGGAGAAGCCTACGGTGTGGCATGCTGTAGACGATCAAGAAAATTGGAGTAAGATATTctcaatttttatgattttatatttaaaatcttATTAGATGATATGTAGCTTAatgttatttaataaaattggaGTAAGATATTCTCAAAAAATTTTACACttgattttaagaaaataaatattttaaaaaagtttTCAAAAGGGAATCCATCATATGAAAAATGTGATTGCAATTAAAATGTACCTGAGAGAGCAATCATGTCATTCTGAGTGAGGTTTTGACGGGAGAACATGGCGTTAAGTTGGTTCAAGTTGAAAGTGGGCTGCGGTAAGTTCCCATTTACATCAGCAGCATTGGACCTTAGCCCATCAAGTCTACCCAATTCCACTGCATATGAAGGCCCACCCGCCTGCATccatcattttttttatgtattaatgttgatttttatttatctatatctatatataatatatagatacagacacatcacacacacacataaaatGCACATGCATTATACACCCTATATTTGATTAATATGTGCGATCGAGGATCTTGATTGATACCACTTTAATGTGTACGAATAAAAAAGTAGCTTTCATGCATGTTTCACTATAATATTTACACACACGAATATAGAAAGtatgcttttttaaaaaaaaatgaaaaaggaaaaagagAAGGTGTgagtaaatattaaattaagagtgatgctacatgtacacggaaggttacacgttgggttacatgTTACACTTGACATTACATAAATATCCTTGATGTATTTTGGaaagaattttttcaaataaagtgaaggataattttgtaatttcatgtaGAATGTGTAACCCAATGTGTAACCTTCTATGTACATATAGCATTTTTCTTAAATTAAAGAGAAAAATATACAAACCAGAGCAATGACATCTCGAGTAGCCATTGCAAGAATATCAGCACAAGAAACCCTATTTTTGCAACTTGGAATCTGATCCACTGCTGCTTTGGCTTTGATCACAGTATCAAATCCATCTCCGGCCAACGATAAATTATCTGGATGGTCCTTTTCAGCTTTGTTCCCCGGCGTCGATGCCACTATCACCGATGCATCGC
Proteins encoded:
- the LOC140883971 gene encoding scarecrow-like protein 32, whose product is MVQFTEILPQILNQIPPFPSLPMNKNQLFRARPWPGFPTPKSVGNFGDANCMEQLLIHCANALENNDATLAQQILWVLNNIAPPDGDSNQRLACGFLRALIARAAKIGTCKLLTAMANVQANHLAMNNHKFSIIELAGFVDLTPWHRFGFTAANAAVLEAVEGYSVVHIVDLSLTHCMQIPTLIDSISTRLDPPPLIKLTVAGTMEDFPPMLDLSYDELGMKLVNFARSRNIMMDFRVIPSSSKDGFSTLIEELKMQHFVRAENGEALVINCHMMLHYIPEETLSSNIINPNQPQISTRTLFLESIRGLDPTVVVLVDEDADFTSSSLVNRLRSAYNYLWIPYDTMDTFLPRGSKQRVWYEADICWKIENVISNEGPQRVERLEPKSKWVQRMRDACFRGVGFSDDAIMEVKSMLDEHAAGWGVKKEEEDHVVLTWKGHNVVFATAWLPV
- the LOC140883434 gene encoding peroxidase 73-like, whose amino-acid sequence is MGRPLTILSLFICIMFSCSSSTSAQLKKNYYANVCPNVENIVRQAVTLKFQQTFVTVPSVIRLFFHDCFVQGCDASVIVASTPGNKAEKDHPDNLSLAGDGFDTVIKAKAAVDQIPSCKNRVSCADILAMATRDVIALAGGPSYAVELGRLDGLRSNAADVNGNLPQPTFNLNQLNAMFSRQNLTQNDMIALSACHTVGFSHCSKFSNRIYSFSRRNPVDPTLNKQYAAQLQSMCPRKVDPTIAIDMDPTTPRKFDNAYFLNLQNGKGLFTSDQILFTDRRSRLTVNTWAKRPLTFNNAFVEAITKLGRVGVKSGRNGNIRFDCGRFN